From Bacteroidota bacterium, the proteins below share one genomic window:
- the lepB gene encoding signal peptidase I gives MSETITGRKTEGREESLKKKYRTRNLLLAAFYNLIMPGLGYFYIGKFRFAIYFSLIYPILFVFVNYISIHLSEGLNSIFFIICNAVLISVPVIHVVYTSIKNQLNKFYVLKKFNKTYLYIIFFVAGFLYTSYIKDFTFELHSITTSSMENTLMIGDRILVRYNYYGVYESIFEKRLFNFHSPERNEIVVYSTMGRQRRVVYLKRLVAIPRDTLTIVDKKLYINETPEVQNKTYKYDGTKIPKDYVNNKLYPVGSKWNEDYYGPLYIPAKGDCIKIDSSNVKFLTPIIKKELRDEGDADAKEKRVEAIIKSGEYIVQNNYYFMMGDDRDNSLDSRYTGLVSEEEILGRAEFVVFNIYEWGRLGISLR, from the coding sequence ATGTCGGAAACAATTACCGGCCGAAAAACTGAGGGGAGAGAAGAATCCTTAAAGAAAAAATACAGAACAAGAAATTTACTACTTGCTGCGTTTTATAATTTAATAATGCCCGGCCTTGGGTATTTTTACATAGGGAAGTTCCGCTTTGCAATATACTTCTCGCTTATTTATCCAATTCTATTTGTATTCGTAAATTACATTTCTATACACCTATCGGAAGGTTTAAATTCAATATTTTTTATAATATGCAATGCTGTATTAATTTCCGTTCCTGTTATTCATGTTGTCTATACTTCTATAAAAAATCAGCTTAACAAGTTTTACGTTCTAAAGAAGTTTAACAAAACTTATTTATATATAATATTTTTTGTAGCAGGATTTTTATATACAAGCTATATAAAAGATTTCACATTCGAGCTTCACAGCATCACTACTTCCAGTATGGAAAATACTTTAATGATTGGTGACAGGATTCTTGTAAGATATAATTACTACGGAGTGTATGAATCAATATTTGAAAAAAGGCTGTTCAATTTTCACTCTCCGGAAAGAAATGAAATTGTAGTATATTCTACAATGGGAAGACAGAGAAGAGTGGTTTATTTGAAAAGATTAGTTGCAATCCCCCGTGATACTCTTACCATAGTTGATAAAAAACTTTACATAAATGAAACTCCTGAAGTACAGAACAAGACTTATAAATACGACGGCACAAAAATCCCGAAGGATTACGTAAATAATAAATTGTACCCCGTGGGTTCAAAGTGGAATGAAGATTATTATGGTCCCTTGTATATTCCGGCAAAAGGAGACTGCATAAAAATTGATTCATCCAATGTAAAATTTCTTACTCCTATTATTAAGAAAGAATTGAGAGATGAAGGAGATGCAGATGCGAAGGAAAAAAGAGTTGAAGCAATAATTAAATCAGGTGAGTACATTGTGCAGAACAATTATTATTTTATGATGGGCGATGACCGAGATAACTCACTTGATAGCCGCTATACCGGGCTTGTAAGTGAGGAAGAAATATTAGGCAGAGCTGAATTTGTCGTGTTTAATATTTATGAGTGGGGTAGATTAGGGATAAGTTTGAGGTAA
- the lepB gene encoding signal peptidase I, with protein sequence MEKENINSENSHGEMIQEKASGEKFSPRKPWLAVLLDYLFTGLGYFYIGQVKLAIMWAVLYPLMILAVVLIALELPSRINVIFLSSAFITIPLIRLIDVFKNAKKEKDYILKPFNKVKFYILYVVIIMIYGLIIDSFSGYKHYRFPTASMESSIYPNDYFFARMNKSHERNDIVIHYPAIHFEDEENVPYVKRIIGMPGDTIKISNKIVYINGEKEKNTAEYSYDKVNREPDFANPRIYPKGAKWNEDNYGPLYIPKAGDVIFLDSVNIMFWKKIILREGNVKTKDEAVKESYITSVLKGGKFAIKNNYYFMMGDNRNNSLDSRFTGLVIEDDILGQPKFVYFNPDKMERIGLLIK encoded by the coding sequence ATGGAAAAAGAAAATATTAACTCCGAAAATTCGCATGGTGAAATGATTCAGGAAAAAGCTTCCGGCGAAAAATTTTCTCCGAGAAAACCATGGCTTGCAGTTCTGTTAGATTATCTCTTTACCGGATTAGGATATTTTTATATTGGACAGGTAAAATTAGCGATAATGTGGGCGGTGTTATATCCATTGATGATACTTGCTGTTGTACTCATTGCATTGGAACTTCCTTCAAGAATAAATGTCATATTTCTCTCTTCTGCTTTTATTACCATACCTCTTATTCGGCTAATTGACGTTTTTAAAAATGCAAAAAAAGAAAAGGACTATATTCTCAAACCTTTTAATAAAGTTAAGTTCTACATTCTTTATGTTGTAATTATTATGATATACGGATTAATAATTGATTCATTTTCCGGTTACAAACATTATAGATTCCCCACAGCTTCAATGGAAAGTTCAATTTATCCGAATGATTATTTTTTTGCCAGGATGAATAAATCCCACGAGAGAAATGATATTGTTATACATTATCCTGCCATACATTTTGAGGATGAAGAAAATGTCCCTTATGTTAAAAGAATTATTGGAATGCCCGGAGACACAATAAAAATTTCCAACAAAATAGTCTATATTAATGGAGAGAAAGAAAAGAACACAGCAGAGTATAGTTACGATAAAGTTAACAGAGAACCTGATTTTGCTAATCCCAGAATATACCCCAAAGGAGCAAAATGGAACGAAGATAATTATGGTCCGCTATATATTCCAAAAGCAGGCGACGTAATTTTTCTTGATTCAGTGAATATAATGTTTTGGAAGAAAATTATTTTACGCGAAGGAAATGTAAAAACTAAAGACGAAGCTGTTAAAGAAAGCTATATAACATCAGTTTTAAAGGGTGGGAAGTTTGCTATAAAAAATAATTATTATTTTATGATGGGAGATAATAGAAACAATTCTCTAGATAGCAGGTTTACCGGGCTTGTCATTGAAGATGATATCCTTGGCCAACCTAAATTTGTATATTTCAATCCTGATAAAATGGAAAGAATAGGCTTGCTGATAAAATAA
- a CDS encoding DUF3127 domain-containing protein, translated as MTLSGKLLEIFQTKNITEKFKKREFVVEYAENANYPQTISMEMQQDNCEALSKFNVGDYVEVTFDLRGRKWVSPQGETKYFNTLVAWKIAKASGSDSGTEEVHIDPQDPNDLPF; from the coding sequence ATGACATTATCAGGTAAACTTTTAGAGATATTTCAAACTAAAAACATAACGGAAAAATTCAAGAAGCGCGAGTTTGTTGTTGAGTATGCAGAAAATGCAAACTATCCGCAGACCATTTCAATGGAAATGCAGCAGGATAACTGCGAAGCATTGAGCAAATTCAATGTGGGTGACTATGTGGAAGTGACTTTTGATTTGCGCGGAAGAAAATGGGTAAGTCCTCAGGGCGAAACCAAATATTTCAACACGCTTGTTGCATGGAAAATTGCAAAGGCAAGCGGAAGTGATTCCGGCACTGAGGAAGTTCATATTGATCCGCAGGATCCGAACGACTTGCCGTTCTAA
- a CDS encoding glycosyltransferase family 9 protein — MKRRALFRIFDRYVGIPIVILLAFFLKSRKRLPIENIHNILFIKLAAIGDAILLIPTLRTLKHKFPNSKITFVCSPINYSILKKIPYIDELISVDIHSYLKHPLHFFDFLKQIRKKKYEVVIDAEQWPRISVMMFALTKYDYAIGFSTEGQYRHFLFNAVITHTRDRHELEDFLALLEPLGINITEEDKKLEYFLNDKDFKFAEEFWSTHNFENRTVICLHPGCGENGLPREWPVKNYIALGKRLIKYDKNIIILITGAKFEKARCDEIAEGIGENVVNTAGQYEIDNVVALVKKVKLIVCSNTGMLHIASCVGTKTLGLHGPTNPIKWGSYNKNSVLIQSDKFCSPCLYLGHDYGCQEPTCMNHISVDDVFINIRKAIQPELFPVFNILNNQLI, encoded by the coding sequence ATGAAAAGACGGGCTTTATTCAGAATATTCGATAGATACGTTGGGATTCCAATTGTAATACTTCTTGCCTTCTTCTTAAAAAGCAGGAAGCGCCTTCCGATTGAAAACATCCATAACATTTTATTCATCAAGCTTGCAGCAATAGGGGATGCCATATTATTAATTCCTACGCTGCGGACTTTAAAGCATAAGTTTCCGAACTCAAAAATTACGTTTGTATGCTCGCCGATAAATTATTCTATCTTAAAAAAAATTCCTTATATAGATGAATTAATCAGCGTAGATATTCATTCATACTTAAAGCATCCGCTTCACTTTTTTGATTTTTTAAAACAGATAAGAAAAAAGAAATATGAAGTCGTTATAGATGCCGAGCAGTGGCCGAGGATTTCCGTAATGATGTTCGCTCTTACAAAATATGATTACGCAATCGGCTTTTCTACAGAGGGACAGTACCGTCATTTCCTTTTTAATGCAGTGATTACCCATACAAGAGACCGTCATGAGCTGGAAGATTTCCTTGCATTGCTTGAGCCTTTGGGAATAAATATCACGGAAGAGGATAAAAAATTAGAGTATTTTTTAAATGATAAAGACTTTAAATTTGCAGAGGAGTTTTGGTCTACTCACAATTTTGAAAACCGTACCGTAATTTGCTTGCACCCCGGATGCGGGGAGAACGGATTACCCCGTGAGTGGCCGGTCAAAAACTATATTGCGCTTGGTAAGAGACTTATAAAATATGATAAGAATATTATCATACTGATAACCGGAGCGAAGTTTGAAAAGGCAAGATGCGATGAAATAGCCGAAGGCATTGGCGAAAATGTTGTGAACACTGCCGGGCAATATGAGATTGATAATGTAGTAGCTCTTGTAAAAAAAGTGAAGCTTATAGTCTGCAGTAATACAGGCATGCTGCACATAGCTTCCTGCGTAGGAACAAAAACGCTGGGTCTTCACGGTCCCACAAATCCAATCAAATGGGGTTCTTACAATAAAAACTCTGTTCTTATTCAAAGCGATAAATTTTGCAGTCCCTGTTTGTATCTGGGACACGATTACGGCTGCCAGGAACCGACTTGCATGAACCATATTTCAGTAGATGACGTATTTATAAATATAAGAAAGGCTATACAGCCGGAATTATTTCCGGTCTTTAATATACTTAATAATCAGTTAATCTAA
- a CDS encoding DUF4238 domain-containing protein, whose product MNIKKNSNPKKQHYISDFYLKYFADTNSKIHIYDREKNEYRYQLTEKVAKIDNYYTLYKANGEKDFTVDNIIGDLETQAKPIFERILKRKLINKESKKILAQFISLFKNRTPEFEKFLEDFDDKANRELEWRMPEIKDGRKPLEILFGYSGNTRETTMYVMLRMLEKMPYHLLNKDWSILLSNNEETFITSDNPFILIPNETHINSRYGYGIETPGVIKCISLSSKHCLTIWDEGTIFRYGEIGGKNIEEINCNIAINCNRFLFCNNKATLEKIVVMTGINEYQKGPRVV is encoded by the coding sequence GTGAATATTAAAAAGAACAGTAATCCAAAGAAACAACATTATATTTCAGATTTTTATTTGAAATATTTTGCTGATACAAATTCAAAAATTCATATTTATGATAGAGAAAAGAATGAATATAGATATCAATTAACAGAAAAAGTTGCAAAAATTGATAATTATTACACCCTTTATAAGGCAAATGGTGAAAAGGATTTTACAGTAGATAATATTATTGGAGACCTTGAAACTCAAGCTAAACCAATATTTGAAAGAATACTTAAAAGAAAATTAATTAATAAAGAATCAAAAAAGATATTAGCTCAATTCATTTCCTTATTTAAAAATAGAACACCAGAATTTGAAAAATTTTTAGAAGATTTTGATGATAAAGCAAATAGGGAATTAGAATGGAGAATGCCGGAAATTAAAGATGGACGTAAACCTTTAGAAATACTTTTTGGTTATTCTGGAAATACTAGAGAAACAACTATGTATGTGATGTTAAGAATGTTAGAAAAAATGCCATACCATTTATTAAATAAAGATTGGAGTATTTTACTTTCAAATAATGAAGAAACTTTTATTACTTCTGATAATCCCTTTATATTGATACCAAACGAGACTCATATTAACAGTAGATATGGATATGGTATTGAAACTCCAGGAGTAATTAAATGTATTTCTCTTTCTTCAAAGCATTGTTTAACAATCTGGGATGAAGGGACTATTTTCAGATATGGAGAAATAGGAGGAAAAAATATTGAAGAAATTAATTGTAATATTGCCATAAATTGTAATAGATTTTTATTTTGTAATAATAAAGCAACTTTGGAGAAAATAGTTGTTATGACTGGTATAAATGAATATCAAAAAGGTCCAAGAGTTGTATAG
- a CDS encoding Glu/Leu/Phe/Val dehydrogenase — protein sequence MENISQTPFELIDELEHEQVVYCSNKETGLKAIIGIHNTALGPALGGTRMWHYANDKEALVDVLRLSRGMTYKAAVAGLNLGGGKAVIIGDSRTQKSEQLFRAFGRFVEGLSGRYITAEDVGTNVKDMEYIMMETRHVTGIPEEVGGSGDPSPVTAYGTYVGMKACAHEVYGSDSLNGKKVVVQGAGGNVGKHLCKFLHKEGAVLFVSDMYEEKLKPLVDEFKATVVGMDDVYSIDADIFSPAALGAILNDDTIPQLKVKIIAGAANNQLKDEKKHGQMLKDRGILYAPDYVINSGGLINVYTELEGYNRERAMKKASSIYDIVQNIINISKSENIPPHVASAQVALERINNITNAKKIRVYRDMNLFKMRNS from the coding sequence ATGGAAAATATTTCACAAACACCTTTTGAATTGATTGATGAATTGGAACACGAACAGGTTGTCTATTGCTCGAACAAAGAAACAGGTTTAAAAGCAATTATCGGTATTCATAATACTGCTTTAGGTCCTGCGCTTGGCGGAACGAGAATGTGGCATTATGCAAATGATAAGGAAGCACTTGTTGACGTATTAAGACTCTCCAGAGGTATGACCTACAAAGCCGCAGTAGCCGGGCTGAATTTGGGCGGCGGTAAAGCAGTAATCATAGGAGATTCACGCACACAAAAATCCGAGCAGTTATTCAGAGCATTCGGAAGGTTTGTTGAAGGTCTCTCAGGCAGATATATCACTGCTGAAGATGTGGGCACTAACGTAAAGGATATGGAATATATAATGATGGAAACACGTCACGTAACAGGTATTCCTGAAGAAGTAGGCGGAAGCGGAGATCCTTCTCCTGTAACAGCATACGGAACATATGTTGGTATGAAGGCATGCGCGCATGAAGTATATGGTTCGGACTCATTGAACGGAAAAAAAGTTGTAGTACAGGGCGCAGGCGGAAACGTTGGAAAGCATCTATGTAAGTTTTTACATAAAGAAGGCGCAGTACTTTTTGTAAGCGATATGTATGAAGAAAAACTGAAACCGTTGGTAGATGAATTCAAAGCAACAGTTGTTGGTATGGATGATGTTTACTCAATCGATGCAGATATATTTTCACCTGCAGCATTGGGAGCAATTTTGAATGATGATACAATTCCGCAATTAAAAGTAAAAATTATTGCAGGAGCTGCAAACAATCAGCTTAAAGATGAAAAGAAACACGGACAGATGTTAAAAGACAGAGGCATTTTATATGCTCCTGACTATGTAATCAACTCAGGCGGTCTTATCAATGTTTACACAGAGCTTGAAGGTTACAACAGAGAGAGAGCTATGAAGAAAGCATCAAGCATTTATGATATCGTACAGAACATTATAAATATTTCAAAATCAGAAAACATTCCTCCTCATGTAGCATCTGCTCAGGTTGCCTTGGAAAGAATTAACAACATTACCAATGCAAAGAAAATCAGAGTCTACAGAGATATGAATCTTTTCAAGATGAGAAATTCGTAA